In Phragmites australis chromosome 18, lpPhrAust1.1, whole genome shotgun sequence, the genomic window CGGCGACGCAGCGGGCCCAGTCCTTCTCCTCGTTCCCGCCCATGCCCAGCTGCCCGTCCTCCCCCGAACCCCTGCGCACAAACCAAGAGCACCAGCCaaccaaaggggaaaaagaacAATCAGAGCCCAGACGAAATCGCAAGAAACGGGGGCTCGCTGCGGAGGAGAGAGAAGCAGCGCACCACGCGAGGACCGCGGTGGCGCGTGGCGGGGGCGCCATGGAGGCGGAGCTCCGCGTCAGAGTTGCGCGGAACTCGGAGTCGGCGGGAGTGAAGGGAATCGAGCAGCCGACGCCGCGGCGGTGGGTTTCCGTGCACCGCGCTGGGGCAGGGACAGCGGCGCGTGGCTTCTGCGGCCGGGATTTGGGCCGTATCCCGTGGGCCGTGGGGGGCTGTCTTTCCGGGCGTGTGTCCGGTGCGGTGTGACTGGTTTTTGTGCTCTGGCCGCGTCATGAGTTGGATTCCACGCCTCCGTGAGTCAGCCAGACCCAGAAGGCCAGATCAGTAATGGTGACTGCAAAAGATTCTTGTCTGGGTTACTGCTATGAGGCATGGACGCGGATCCTAACGTAGTGTCGCTTGCGTGTGGGTTATAGATCTATACATCGTGCGATAAAATTATCGTTACATCGACGTCAGAAAATTCGAATATATGAGGCATGGGTTGCTAGTGATGCAAAGATGCTTGTTTTGCCTGTAGTTGGTAATGTGAGATGCGTGATGATTTTTGTTGTTTATGGTAGGTTAGAGTGTGTTTGGTAGAGGGATGTTTTTGTGGTGTTTGGTTCGGAGTGAACAAGGATAGAATCATTTCTGCTAGAGAATATTATCTCAATATGATATATGAAGTTATTCCTCTAAAATGGTAGGACAAAACTATCCACATTTATTAATCATACTCATTAGTAGAATGGTCAGTGACATTAGTAGACAAAACTATCCACATTTATTAATCATACTCATTAGTAGAATGGTCAGTGACATTAGTAGGTTGTATtactaattaatatatattagtatgaGATTATAGTTTGTAAGTGTTAATATACTAATTATAaaattaatgagctaattagagtTAATTAAcctattttattgttaattagtaattactaTGGTAAGAATAACATTAATACGCGTTAGAGCATATTAGTTGgtgtattattaataattattatttaaaattaaaaggtATAATTAGTTGATAATTCTCACCCTATTCATCCtaatactaaaaaaaatattcatcctATCCGTCTAAAAAAGAGAGTTATCTCATAAAAACATGAATGACCCTATCTCCAtcacaatggagatatttttagtCCACGCATGATCTGTATGATTGATTGAGATGGTTCATGTGCAAATTATTTTGCGTGTACACCAGTCTATGTCGGCAGAAACGGATATTCAAACTGTATTTTAGGAGAACGACGTGCCATCGCACAAGGGGCCATTTTAGGAGAAGTACATGCAAATGCGGAAAAGGAGATTCCATATTATATCGTCCGATTGGCACTCCCACATGAAACAGAGATTTTAAAGCAGGCCTAGTCGGCCCTGAATGTCGTCGTGAATTGAACCTCAACTAGCACTGCACACACGTGGGATCAGGAAAATTCAAAATATagcaatataaaaaaataaaaatagcctaacaaaaaagatgaacatTTACAAAATTCATAACATATTTCAGAGGAAGAAGGATGCCAATTAGCTGGACAGCATGGTGGAGAATACTGTATCGTTCAGAACTGTCTTTTTTAGTAACGTTGTGAGAATAATAAAAATGGTAACTGATTtgtaaaagaataaaaataatttttacataGTATATTCGTGTAAAAATAACATGACGAAAATGATCTTCGTGGTGGACTCTAGTGGAGAAGACGTACGAGCGACGGCGCAACCTCACTTTAGGCAAAGTAACAGAGGCAATGTGACCTCTGAAGAAATCCGATAATAAATGTATAAAAAGTAATTATTGGAACATGTTAAGCTCAGCCTCATGGTCCGTTTTGATCTCTTTTTTCGCAGGTTTCTAAACAATACTCacctaaatatttttgtgtttATGGTCAAATTTCACGCCATCGGATGTGCTTTAGGGTGTGTGCGCTCGTCTAGAGCTGTTGGTTGCGCGAGGGTTCGTCGGCCGCTTTTTTGCTCCGTGGGCTGCTTCTTCTCACAGCCAGCTTTGCTTCGGGAGCTACATATTCCTCGGGCTGGCTTAGCTTCTTGGGTCTGATTTGGCCCGTCTTCGATTTATTATTTTGGGCTGGCTGGTGAGCGTTTTTTTAGGATTTGCTCCTTTTTTTACTGTTTCATAGGCCTAAATTGCACTCGTACCGTCGTACGGGATATTTGAATAACAAGAATTCTTAGTCTGGTAAGTTACATTTTTTATATACTCAAGTTACATCTAGCTTTTATAGTGTGATTTTATGGTTGTTAAATTGtaagattttgaattttgaaaaaggGTGATTGAATTCTATGTATCTAGTCTTCTGTCATTTTTAGGCTACTACAATTAAAACATTTTAAGTTGTCTTTTACTTTATGGGACCGCTAAACAATAATCGGCTATTTTATTTAGCGATTTCAGTCACATTTGTGACCGTCAGATCGACTAGAGGATCCATACTTGCCTTTAATTTGGGAACGACGTCGTGCCCACTTACCTTTTGTGAGCATGATCCCTTAACATCTTGGGACTCGCATTTTTTTGGgttggttttttttcttttgttcctgAGACCACCATGGCCTCGTCATATCCATGCAATGATGCGAAGTTTGCCACATTTTGCATGATAAACTAGTTGAGTGTCCGTGcgttacaacaaaaataaaaattgaataaGATGATCTTAAATTTATATAGGACTATCTAGGTACGTAGCCTCATGACAAATAATAAAATCGCTTTCAGATAGAGCTTGCAACTTGAATTTCAAATACAACTATGAATTAACTTTgaatacaaataaataagtcTATAGGAATAGATTTATTTCTACAACTATCCTTTTCAAATCGTCTTGCCCACGATACGGCTAAGATATTCTCGTACACCTGCAGGTATTACATATCGACACGAATTCCCATCATACGTCAATAGGCTGATCAAAAAGCGCCTCCTCAGTGCTTGGCCATCCTGCATATGcatcatatatatgtaaatgtaaATATATCTCATATGTAAAGTATAGTATTTTAACTTGAAAAGTATATACGACGGTGCGACAAAGTAATATGCTCACCGTGTAGATTGGCGTTTGTAGCTTTTTACCATTCCATGCGCACATGAATTGCAAAACGAAATAACCAGATAATAAATACCTACGGTAGAATGAATTGTAAACTCTGTGTtagataaatatatttattgCTTATTGCTTCAGTGACGTTCAAAGCAAGTTACTCGTATATATCCGTTGGAGTATCAGCTGGGAGTATATGCTGCCATCTATAAACATCGTCGTTCCACCCAGGGCGTGCTACTCTCATGGTAAGCATATAGTACTTGGCAATATGAATAATTTTATGTGCGTACTGCTTGTATGGCATATCTTTACACCAATCCGAAATAGGATTGGAGTCAAGTACGATCATAGTTCTGTCCTCCTGGTCGAACACAAAAAGCAAGAACATGCCATGTTGTACAAATGGCATAAGAATCTGCAAAAATGTAGGCATTAGGATAACGAAAATAACGGCACCAATGGACAAAAGGGAAGCAGCCTTACAAATTTGCAACGTGAGACATCATAGTTCATAAAGGGCCAGCTTTCTAATGATTTGGCCAACTCTCGAACATCGAGCTCTTTTCTATACTTTGGGTCTCGTCCAAAATCAGTCAACGTCTGGGAGAAAAcaaagatttttaaaatatgGGCAAAGTGTGCTTACAAGAATATAAAAACTCACGCAGAATTGTAGGTCCATATAGTGCTTTGAAACCATTTTCCTAGAACTTTTCAATATCTTGTATTCTGTGTATGCGAGAATCCGAACACCCATATTGAAACAAACATTGGACATGGGTTGATCCATCTTTAATGATGCTTGGAGTTGCTTGACACTTAGGCAAATCAGGTAAGGCTTCAAATTTTGTACCCATTGTGTCCTGTAAAAAGATCAATTGCGACTAAGAATATGAGCATCGAATTAAAGTACATTATATTGTTAATAAAAGGAGCATAAGAAGCTTACTCCAATGTCTCAGCATCATCAATTGACATGATATAGTTGCATACGATGTCTGTCAATTCTTCTTTGCCTATCGGCATATCCACCATGGAAAGTGCACACAATGAAGATTGATATCTAGTTTCATCGGCGGACTTATTTGCATTCATGACTTTAGACTGAACGGATTGGTGTGACCTTTTGCATATATTAGGAGGATTTTCTAGCATCACAACATCATCTAGATTTCCACTCTCTTCGTCGTTCTCTTCGATTAACGGATGTCCTTTCCTCTTGTTTAGTTCTGATGATAACAAAATAGCAGCTAATTTTGTCCTGAATTGTATCATATCATCCTGCACATTAGTATAATATCATTAATTTTTACAGAATATATGATTAAACATGTAACAAACTATCATGACCCTGTATGATATACCTGAGTTACATTATCGGACAACACATCCCCTGTCCAGTATTCCATGTAGTTTAACATGAAAAGACCGCATGAACAGCTACAGTATCAAAAAAGAATGTCATGCACATATTCATTTAATCAGTGGAAGGAAATTTGGGTAAACAAAATTATTGAGATGTACCCATCCGTCTGCATTATCTCTTCGAATTGTATCTGTCTAACCGGCCATGAAGCAACCTGGAGGTTCTGCCACTTGTGGTTTTTAAGCTCCTTGAGCTGCGATACAATATCTATTTGCCGCTGCAATCCCTTAAACtatttatatataataaataaataagtattAGCAGAGATCTGTCTAGGAGCTCACGAGCTCTCATGTGCAAACAGCTAGAGTATCCGTATTGGAGTTCTCGTGTTTGTCTGTGTGACCCCTAGACAAAAATACGCTCGTGCTTATTTCTAGTATGTTCCTTGTCCTCTTCTCGTTTTCGTGTCTCACTGTCTTTCTGACAAAGAAAGGTTTGTTCCTTTTACTCAAGAAAAATGACAGAAAGGACCCACTCTATGTGCACTTGGGACCGCTGATTTGTATTTTAGCAGGGACTTTGTGACTGGCCCTTTGATTTAGGCGGTTATTGGTACTTAAGTCTGGTTTGAGGTGTGTACATTCAAACAAAGAAAGGGCAGGATTAAAAATGGGAATTTCTGTTGAAGGTGAATGCGATGGAGAACTGTATGGGAAAACTGGGGGTAGGAGAGAATGATATTTTGTGAAGGAACCGCTAAACTCAGTGGCATAATCTGATTTCGTGAAGCTGAGTGACACTATTACTAAATACAACATTGCGAAGTGACATACACCAATATTTGCTAGCAAAAATTGACAAATGGTGCAGGACATACTACTTTAGTAACAAATACTCACAGTAGTACTGAGGTCTTCGCGGTCATATACAGGATCCATTGAATCAAGCACCTGTATCTCACACTTTCTG contains:
- the LOC133899014 gene encoding uncharacterized protein LOC133899014 isoform X2, whose translation is MSLHNKPKKALSTEIVPQDYICTQNDLDIILPIKNMPSLPGKEVLVLIDDALVDRRHLECLFQPSAFLNDEIINAYICLLRAQEHLQRRSCGAVYLETTYVSTLLKRDGDNNIKIEDLYAAHDTIENSTIERRVERYLDHDMVFIPINIEGIHWYLAVIDARKCEIQVLDSMDPVYDREDLSTTFKGLQRQIDIVSQLKELKNHKWQNLQVASWPVRQIQFEEIMQTDGCSCGLFMLNYMEYWTGDVLSDNVTQDDMIQFRTKLAAILLSSELNKRKGHPLIEENDEESGNLDDVVMLENPPNICKRSHQSVQSKVMNANKSADETRYQSSLCALSMVDMPIGKEELTDIVCNYIMSIDDAETLETQWVQNLKPYLICLSVKQLQASLKMDQPMSNVCFNMGVRILAYTEYKILKSSRKMVSKHYMDLQFCTLTDFGRDPKYRKELDVRELAKSLESWPFMNYDVSRCKFILMPFVQHGMFLLFVFDQEDRTMIVLDSNPISDWCKDMPYKQYAHKIIHIAKYYMLTMRVARPGWNDDVYRWQHILPADTPTDIYE